In Halobaculum limi, one DNA window encodes the following:
- the pan2 gene encoding proteasome-activating nucleotidase Pan2 → MSRSPSLPDRPRLDLDPDMSEAERLEALRKHFERIVQVNEELDERLDEAEGRRSDLREEVDELKRRNEALKTSSLYIATVEELTDDGAVIKQHGNNQEVLTDLSPRLDDKLEPGDRVAINDSFSVQTVLDDETDSRAQAMEVDASPEVTYADIGGIDEQVREVREAVEDPLINAEQFREVGIQPPSGVLLHGPPGTGKTMLAKAVANETDATFIKMAGSELVQKFIGEGARLVRDLFDLAGEREPAVIFIDEIDAVAAKRTDSKTSGDAEVQRTMMQLLSEMDGFDDRGEVRIMAATNRFDMLDDAILRPGRFDRLIEVPKPGPEGRVRILEIHTADMSVEDDVDFADLAADLDDYSGADIAALATEAGMFAIRDDRTTVCRADFDQAREKIETDTEGPVFNDGEFGRYQY, encoded by the coding sequence ATGTCTCGTAGCCCGTCCCTCCCCGACCGGCCTCGTCTCGATCTGGACCCAGATATGAGTGAGGCCGAACGGCTGGAGGCACTTCGCAAGCACTTCGAACGTATCGTCCAAGTGAACGAGGAACTGGACGAACGCCTCGACGAGGCTGAGGGTCGCCGCAGCGACCTTCGCGAGGAGGTCGACGAACTCAAACGCCGCAACGAGGCGCTGAAGACCTCTTCGCTGTATATCGCGACCGTCGAGGAACTCACCGACGACGGTGCGGTGATCAAACAGCACGGCAACAACCAGGAGGTGCTCACCGACCTCTCTCCGCGCCTCGACGACAAACTCGAACCGGGCGACCGCGTCGCCATCAACGACTCGTTCAGCGTCCAGACGGTCCTCGACGACGAGACCGACTCGCGGGCGCAGGCAATGGAGGTCGACGCCTCCCCGGAGGTCACCTACGCCGACATCGGCGGCATCGACGAACAGGTGCGCGAGGTGCGCGAGGCCGTCGAGGATCCGCTCATCAACGCCGAGCAGTTCCGCGAAGTGGGGATCCAGCCACCGAGTGGCGTCCTCCTGCACGGGCCGCCCGGCACGGGGAAGACGATGCTCGCGAAGGCCGTCGCCAACGAGACCGACGCGACGTTCATCAAGATGGCTGGCTCGGAGTTGGTCCAGAAGTTCATCGGCGAGGGTGCCCGCCTCGTGCGCGACTTGTTCGACCTGGCGGGCGAGCGTGAACCGGCAGTCATCTTCATTGACGAAATCGACGCCGTCGCCGCCAAGCGCACCGACTCGAAGACCTCCGGCGACGCCGAGGTCCAGCGGACGATGATGCAACTCCTCTCGGAGATGGACGGCTTCGACGACCGCGGCGAGGTGCGGATTATGGCCGCGACCAACCGCTTCGACATGCTCGACGACGCCATCCTCCGTCCCGGCCGCTTCGACCGCCTCATCGAGGTGCCCAAGCCTGGCCCCGAGGGACGCGTGCGCATCCTCGAGATCCACACCGCCGATATGTCCGTCGAAGACGACGTCGACTTCGCGGATCTGGCGGCGGACCTGGACGACTACTCCGGCGCAGATATCGCCGCCCTCGCTACGGAGGCGGGGATGTTCGCCATCCGCGACGACCGGACGACCGTCTGCCGCGCGGACTTCGATCAGGCCCGCGAGAAGATCGAGACCGACACCGAAGGGCCGGTGTTCAACGACGGCGAGTTCGGTCGCTACCAGTACTGA
- a CDS encoding pyruvoyl-dependent arginine decarboxylase encodes MDIHIADGVGHGPTELAAYDAALADAGVGDFNLVTVSSVVPADATIRVVGTAPDLGPAGNRLTVVQAHAAASPDDAHETDGVTACLGWATGPGPGLFYEADGTDADAARRTVREGLDAGRDLRDWTFDAEETCCATVETDESAYAAAVVVAAYGESEPIA; translated from the coding sequence ATGGACATTCACATCGCCGACGGCGTCGGTCACGGCCCGACCGAACTGGCCGCCTACGACGCCGCCCTCGCCGACGCCGGCGTCGGCGATTTTAACCTCGTCACCGTCTCCTCGGTCGTCCCCGCTGACGCCACGATTCGCGTCGTCGGGACCGCGCCGGACCTCGGCCCCGCCGGGAATCGCTTGACCGTCGTGCAGGCACACGCCGCCGCCTCGCCCGACGACGCCCACGAGACGGACGGCGTCACCGCCTGTCTCGGCTGGGCGACCGGCCCTGGCCCCGGCCTGTTCTACGAGGCCGACGGCACGGACGCCGACGCCGCCCGCCGAACCGTTCGAGAGGGACTCGACGCCGGGCGCGACCTGCGCGACTGGACGTTCGACGCCGAGGAGACGTGCTGTGCGACCGTCGAGACCGACGAATCGGCGTACGCCGCGGCGGTCGTCGTCGCCGCCTACGGTGAGAGCGAACCCATCGCGTGA
- a CDS encoding DUF5811 family protein encodes MNGNNPYAGAPGVVEAGRPEEIDLTSDQKDALRQAVATIVTRTESYLPDGYAVGSELSYGSNGPQATVAVQPPIGHAVSAGFSPDIEDIEAGLDDADRDEVAKGLAASAAVQVMSAVGDDVEPTAR; translated from the coding sequence ATGAACGGCAACAACCCCTATGCGGGGGCTCCAGGCGTCGTCGAGGCGGGTCGTCCCGAGGAAATCGACCTCACGTCCGACCAGAAGGACGCACTCCGCCAGGCGGTCGCCACCATCGTCACACGCACTGAATCGTATCTCCCCGACGGCTACGCTGTCGGCTCCGAACTCTCCTACGGGAGCAACGGCCCACAGGCGACTGTCGCCGTCCAACCGCCTATCGGGCACGCCGTCAGCGCCGGCTTCTCGCCGGACATCGAGGACATCGAGGCGGGCCTCGACGACGCCGACCGCGACGAGGTGGCGAAGGGCCTCGCCGCCAGCGCCGCCGTCCAGGTGATGTCCGCCGTCGGCGACGACGTCGAACCGACCGCGCGATAA
- the infB gene encoding translation initiation factor IF-2, translated as MSDTNTDAEADADTGSGALRTPIVAVLGHVDHGKTTLLDRIRGSAVQEGEAGAITQHIGATAVPLETISEMAGALVDPTDFDLPGLLFIDTPGHHSFSTLRSRGGALADIAVLVVDVNDGFQPQTEEAINILKRTGTPFVVAANKVDTTPGWNPQEGEPIQKSLEKQSDRAESRLNENLYELIGDLSSAGFSADFYWRVQDFQSNIGVVPVSALTMEGIPDLLTVLMGLSQRYMKSEMSVDVSGPGVGTVLEVKDERGFGATLDVVLYDGVVREGDTIVVGGRDEPIVTEVRALLQPRPNAEIRTEKRFERVDEVRAAAGVKIAAPDLDEAMSGAPVRVVRGDDVDAVKAEVRKELAKIEVDTAEDGVVVKADTLGSLEAMANALEEAEVPILRAEVGDIAPRDVTVAQTANEEKHQVILGFNVDVLPDAEEALDRTGVRLFDDDVIYQLVEEYEEYVDELERAQQENVLDKITKPARFRILQDHTFRQNDPAVVGVEVVSGTVQNNRAVAKFEGSDPKRVGTLSGIQHQGDDVDSAQAGERVSIAIDGPTVGRQIEEGDELWIELPEKHAKILEQELASEIRADEIEALKAYLEKRRKTDPFWGK; from the coding sequence ATGTCAGACACCAACACAGACGCCGAGGCCGACGCCGACACCGGATCGGGTGCGCTCCGCACCCCCATCGTCGCGGTCCTCGGCCACGTCGACCACGGCAAGACGACGCTGCTCGACCGGATTCGCGGCTCCGCCGTCCAGGAGGGCGAGGCGGGCGCCATCACCCAGCACATCGGCGCGACGGCCGTTCCGCTGGAGACTATCTCCGAGATGGCGGGCGCACTCGTCGACCCGACCGACTTCGACCTGCCCGGTCTCCTGTTCATCGACACGCCGGGCCACCACTCCTTCTCGACGCTGCGCTCGCGCGGCGGCGCACTCGCGGACATCGCAGTGCTCGTCGTCGACGTGAACGACGGCTTCCAGCCACAGACCGAGGAGGCCATCAACATCCTCAAACGCACCGGCACGCCGTTCGTCGTCGCCGCCAACAAGGTGGACACGACTCCCGGCTGGAATCCGCAAGAGGGCGAGCCGATCCAGAAGTCGCTGGAGAAGCAGTCCGACCGGGCGGAGTCGCGTCTCAACGAGAACCTGTACGAACTCATCGGCGACCTCTCGTCGGCCGGGTTCTCCGCCGACTTCTACTGGCGCGTGCAAGACTTCCAGTCCAACATCGGGGTCGTCCCCGTCTCCGCGCTCACGATGGAGGGTATCCCGGACCTGCTGACCGTTCTGATGGGCCTGTCCCAGCGATATATGAAGTCCGAGATGTCCGTCGACGTGAGCGGTCCCGGCGTCGGTACCGTCCTCGAAGTGAAAGACGAACGCGGCTTCGGCGCGACGCTCGACGTGGTGCTGTACGACGGCGTCGTCCGCGAGGGCGACACCATCGTCGTCGGCGGCCGCGACGAACCCATCGTCACCGAGGTCCGGGCGCTCCTCCAGCCGCGACCCAACGCCGAGATTCGGACCGAGAAGCGGTTCGAACGAGTGGACGAGGTTCGGGCCGCAGCAGGTGTCAAAATCGCCGCCCCCGACCTCGACGAGGCGATGTCCGGCGCACCCGTTCGCGTCGTTCGCGGCGACGACGTGGACGCGGTCAAAGCGGAGGTCCGCAAGGAACTCGCGAAGATCGAGGTCGACACCGCCGAAGACGGCGTCGTCGTGAAGGCCGACACCCTCGGCAGTCTAGAGGCGATGGCCAACGCCTTGGAGGAGGCAGAGGTGCCCATCCTCCGTGCGGAGGTCGGCGACATCGCGCCGCGCGACGTGACCGTCGCGCAGACCGCCAACGAGGAGAAACACCAGGTGATCCTCGGGTTCAACGTCGACGTCCTCCCGGACGCCGAAGAAGCGCTCGATCGGACGGGCGTGCGCCTGTTCGACGACGACGTCATCTACCAACTCGTCGAAGAGTACGAGGAGTACGTCGACGAACTCGAACGGGCACAACAGGAGAACGTCCTCGACAAGATCACCAAGCCCGCGCGCTTCCGCATCCTGCAGGACCACACCTTCCGACAGAACGATCCCGCCGTCGTCGGCGTGGAGGTCGTCTCCGGGACGGTCCAGAACAACCGCGCGGTCGCGAAGTTCGAAGGGAGCGACCCCAAGCGCGTCGGCACGCTCTCGGGCATCCAGCATCAGGGCGACGACGTAGACAGCGCACAGGCGGGCGAACGCGTCTCTATCGCCATCGACGGCCCGACCGTCGGCCGTCAGATCGAGGAGGGCGACGAACTGTGGATCGAACTGCCCGAGAAACACGCGAAGATCCTCGAACAGGAACTCGCCTCGGAGATCCGCGCCGACGAAATCGAGGCGCTAAAGGCGTATCTGGAGAAGCGTCGAAAGACCGACCCCTTCTGGGGGAAGTAG
- a CDS encoding PRC-barrel domain-containing protein: protein MADILAENLSGKAVMGSDGTELGMLYNITMDLKTGSLSDLLVTPNEELSPAQVPFDRDESGRFHVPVSNVQAVKDYIVVTT from the coding sequence ATGGCAGACATCCTCGCCGAGAACCTCTCGGGCAAGGCCGTCATGGGGTCGGACGGCACCGAGTTGGGAATGCTGTACAACATCACGATGGACCTGAAGACGGGGTCGCTGTCGGATCTGCTCGTCACGCCGAACGAGGAACTCTCGCCGGCGCAGGTGCCGTTCGACCGCGACGAGTCCGGGCGCTTCCACGTCCCCGTCTCGAACGTGCAGGCCGTCAAAGACTACATCGTCGTCACTACGTAA
- a CDS encoding NOB1 family endonuclease — translation MEVLDSSAFIHGYDSDEQAASIPAVQSELTGETALRFDAEQGAGMHIHVPGEGAVGRVRRAADETGDLETLSDTDLRLLAAAFELDATLVTDDYAMQNVAERLDVRVRVIARDGIDEQRDWQFQCAGCGRTFDENHDRCPICGSDLSRKNPA, via the coding sequence ATGGAAGTCCTCGACTCCTCGGCGTTCATCCACGGCTACGACAGCGACGAGCAAGCCGCCTCCATCCCCGCCGTCCAGTCGGAACTCACCGGCGAGACGGCGCTTCGCTTCGACGCCGAACAGGGTGCCGGGATGCACATCCACGTCCCCGGCGAGGGTGCGGTCGGGCGCGTCCGCCGCGCCGCCGACGAGACGGGTGACCTCGAAACACTGTCCGACACGGACCTCCGCCTCCTCGCGGCGGCGTTCGAACTCGACGCGACGCTCGTCACCGACGACTACGCGATGCAGAACGTCGCCGAACGCCTCGACGTGCGGGTTCGCGTCATCGCCCGCGACGGCATCGACGAACAGCGAGACTGGCAGTTCCAGTGTGCTGGCTGTGGCCGGACGTTCGACGAGAACCACGACCGCTGTCCAATCTGTGGCAGCGACCTCTCGCGCAAGAACCCCGCCTGA
- a CDS encoding CPBP family intramembrane glutamic endopeptidase produces the protein MNVDLGPPGGSVDARALLLRSGQALLAVVAGVLAASTLTPLLGEAALVLGFAAESAATAVFETIGNAAGFAVAGLLFLLYAGDMDLLRVRRPTRHDVAVIVVGSVALLGAGYAILAAFAAVGLTPSTNRVLSNPPLYFLAMVPLSFLTVAVGEELLFRGVVQGELGRALGPGGAIVGASLLFGLLHYLAGTGTPAERLVYVAVAALLGIGLGVAYEYTDNLVVPIVVHGAYNAVQYVMQYLSASGF, from the coding sequence GTGAACGTCGACCTGGGGCCCCCGGGGGGGTCCGTCGACGCGCGGGCGCTCCTCCTCCGGAGCGGACAGGCGCTGCTCGCGGTCGTCGCGGGCGTCCTCGCCGCGTCGACGCTCACACCGCTCCTCGGTGAGGCGGCGCTGGTGCTCGGATTCGCCGCGGAGTCGGCGGCGACGGCGGTGTTCGAGACCATCGGCAACGCCGCGGGGTTCGCCGTCGCCGGCCTCCTCTTCCTGCTGTACGCCGGCGATATGGACCTGTTGCGGGTTCGGCGGCCGACGCGGCACGACGTCGCCGTCATCGTCGTCGGATCGGTCGCGCTGTTGGGCGCTGGGTACGCCATCCTCGCAGCCTTCGCCGCGGTCGGTCTGACACCGAGCACGAATCGGGTGCTGTCGAACCCGCCGCTGTACTTCTTGGCGATGGTGCCGTTGTCGTTCCTCACTGTCGCCGTCGGCGAGGAACTCCTGTTCAGGGGCGTCGTCCAAGGCGAACTCGGCCGTGCGCTCGGTCCAGGCGGCGCTATCGTCGGTGCGTCGCTGCTGTTCGGCCTCCTGCACTACCTCGCGGGCACCGGAACGCCCGCCGAACGACTGGTGTACGTCGCCGTCGCGGCACTGCTCGGCATCGGCCTCGGCGTCGCCTACGAGTACACAGACAACCTCGTCGTCCCAATCGTCGTCCACGGTGCGTACAACGCGGTCCAGTACGTGATGCAGTACCTCTCGGCCAGCGGGTTCTAA